TCAAGAAACGACAAAAGCCTCAAGCAAAATCACCGTGGTGATCTGGCTCGAGGCTTTGTGCTCAATCCATCCCCCAAGTTGGAATGGATCGAATCTGTTTTAAGTCAACCGATCCAAGCGACTACTGAGCGAACTCAGGGCGGCGGCGACCGAGTTGCGATTGCAGGCGCGAAACGATGCTGCTGTGCATCTGACTGACGCGGCTTTCCGACAGGTCGAGTGTCGCGCCGATTTCTTTCATCGTCAATTCCTCGTAGTAATAGAGGATGATGATGAGGCGTTCGTTACGGTTCAGACCTTTGGTCACCAGACGCATCAGATCATTTTTCTGAATGCGGCGAGTTGGGTCTTCACCCTTCTTATCCTCGAGAATGTCGATCTCGCGGACATCTTTGTACGAGTCGGTCTCGTACCATTTCTTGTTCAGGCTGATGAGACCAACGGCCGAGGCTTCGCTGACCATTTTCTCAACTTCAGGAACGCTCATTTCCATCTGTGCGGCGAGTTCCACCGTCGTGGGGTGGCGGCCCAGACGGGCTTCGAGCGTCTTGGTGGCTTCACCAAGTTTGCTGGCTTTGCTACGCACAAGACGTGGCACCCAGTCCATCGTGCGAAGTTCGTCGAGCATGGCACCACGAATACGTGGCACGCAGTACGTTTCGAATTTCACACCGCGCGTCATATCGAACGCGTCGATGGCATCCATGAGACCGAAAATGCCAGCCGAGATGAGGTCGTCGAGTTCAACCCCCTCGGGAAGACGAGCCCAAATGCGCTCGCCGTTGTACTTTACGAGTGGGAGGTAGTGCTCCACCAGAAGATTGCGTAGTTCTTTCTGATTCGGATCATGCTTGTATTTCTTCCACACATCTTCGATGTCGTACGATGGAGCTACAGTCGTGGACATTCCATCCTCCGTGATTGATTCTGCTTCACACGAGCGGGGTAGGACTCGGGTGAACGATCCAGCAATGTTCGTCATGAACATCGGGGATCATTGCGTACGGTGTGTTCTAGCGTTTGGAGTTCTCGGTCTGCTTTTCGCTCTCGAGCGATGTGATCGCTTGATCTAGTTGCGACCGAACCGACTGACTTACGAGGTAATCTGCCAATTGCCCAGTAAGGTAGCCGATGGTTGCGAAGATCATCATTGCGCCGCACGCGGACAAAATGATGCTTTGCAAACCACCACCAGAGGCAAGACCCCGAGCCATCAGCAGCAATGCTGCCAGTGGACCCAGTATTCCTGCATAGTGTCGTCCCACTTGATCCTCGCGGTGACTGCAGTCTTTGCGTAACCGAAAAACTTTAACACGCCATGGCGCTTGAGCGCCTGCCTGTTATCGGCTCTTGTCACCTCAGGGATGAAGCGAAACTTTTCTTTTTTTGAACTCCCGAAATTCAACTGACTAATGCACGAAACCAACGATTCTCAAACCGATCAAAATCTCTTCCAATCCTGCCTAACCTAAGCAACCTTAGCGGCGTGCCCTACTGTGGGCAAGTCGCTCTGATGTTTTGTTATGCGGCACGTCTCGATGCTTGCGTGGCATCGCGACGGCGATGGATCACCTCAACCAGACCATCGATCTGGTTGGCAACATTGCCGCTGGTTGACCTCAACAGCAGCGGCTCGCTCGAACGCTCGAGCCAACCCAGCATGGGGAGGCGAAGTCCGAGAAAACGACTGCAGCTCTGATCGATTCGACGATGCACATCCGCCGCTTCTTCAGCCGATTGCGACTGATTGACGACGAGGCTCAGCCGCGTGGTAACCGCCTGGCGATTGACGAGCGACTTCACTAGTGCATAGCTGTCCATAACCGCTACGGCATCTGGAGTGGTAACGAGCAGCAGTTCATCAGCCGCTTGCCACAAACCGGTCGACAGCTCGGAGCGTCCTGTACCGGCATCTACGACCACCACATCCGCATAGCGTGACAGCGAGCGAATCTGGCGGAGCAACTTTTGGACGCCGCGAGTTTCAAACGCTGTTTTGGTGACGGCGCTGCAGGTGACGACCTGAACGCCGCATGGTCCGAGAGTCAGTACTTCATGAATATCTTTTTGGAGCGTGAGGACATCGGCCAAGCCGACGGACGACTCGATCCGGCAGAGGGGGGCGATATCGCCTTGTCCCCAGTGGGCATCGACGAGCACCGTACGGAGACCTTGTGAGGCAAAGGCATAGGCCAAGTTAAGGGCCACGGTGGTGCAACCCGCAGCAGCGCGACCCGCTGCCACCACCACCGTTTGCGGAGGCGTAGCGAGCTCGTCAGCCGCTTGTCGAGCGGCGCGAAGCATCAAGCTGCGAAGTTGGGTGGCCTGGTCCATGATCGTTTACTGGCGTTTCGACTTACGAGAGTTCTGTTCGAGGGTAGAGCATCTGCCGCGCGAGCTGACGCCGGTCAGCGGGGCGAATATCTTCCGGAACATTCTGACCACTCGTGGTGTAACTGAGAGGAATCGCAAAATCTCGCAAAACAGGCAATAGCGACGCTGGCGAAGCAGCTTCATCGAGCTTGGTGATCACAAGCGACGTAGCACCTACGCGCTCAAATGCTTCACGAGCCGATTGCAAAGCCTCGCGCGAGGCGACGCTAGCGAGCACCAAATGAACCTCGTCAGGCTGGGCGATATCGAGCATCGAACGCAATTCCTGCAGCCGGGCTCCATCGCGAGGACTGCGTCCAGCGGTGTCGATCAGCACAAGGTCGAAGTCGGCAAACCGCTCCAGAGCGGCTGTCATGTCGCGCGGCTGATTCACTACTTCCAAGGGAAGCTGCATGATCGTGGCATAGGTTTGCAGCTGATCGACGGCGGCGATGCGATACGTATCGACCGTGATTAGTCCTACACGAGCACCTTGCTCGAGCCGAAATTTTGCTGCCAGTTTGGCAATGGTCGTCGTTTTGCCGACACCGGTCGGACCGACCAGGGCAACGACTCGGCGTTCGCGTGAATAGAGACGAATCGGGCCACCAATCGGAATATCGCATTCCATTTGGCGGAGCAGCAACTCGCGCATCTTGGTCGGATTTTGCCAAGCTTCTTCTGTCGCAGCAGCGGCGACTTGCATCACCAGCACTTCAGCGGCAACCTGATCGAGATTAACTGCAAGGAGCTCTCGCACCAATTGTGCGAGCAAATCGTCGCGGTGCTTCGAGCGAAAGTCGACTGTCGCCAGCTCATGCTCGAGCGACAGCCCATTGTCTTGAAGCCGCGAGCCAGCATGCTTTACCGAAGGCAAACGCGTGCTTCGCTGATCAACCGTAGTTTTGCGATCGGCAAAATTCGCCGAGGAAAACGGGATCGTAGCAGGCTTTTCACCGGACTCGCTGAGGGAGAAGGTGACATCGTCGTCGCTAGCGTAATCCACTTCGGAAGAATCATCCGATGAAGCGTACTCCCGAGCAGAATCTTGTTCATTTGACAACACCTCGGCGTCGGCTGTGGCCGTCACTTCGATCTGACTAGTCCCCGCGAGCCACTGAAAAATACCAGGGCGAAGTCGACGCGTATGCAAAATGGCGGCATCGGGCCCCAATTCTTCGCGCACAAGACGCATAGCATCTCGCAAAGAGTTCGCTCGATAAGTCCGAAGATCCATAAATGCTCAACGAAAAAAGCAGTCGGTGTGGCCACGGGAAGCGAGTGGGGCAATTGGTCGAAACGTTGTCACACTCGTGAGAAGCGGTATTTAGCAAGATGTCGAAAAATTTTCTCTAGCAATTCGCTACTACTTTCCATCGATATCGGGGACCACTCCCAGAATATCGACTTTGGTATCACGCGTCACTTCGTTGAAACTGAGGACATGCAAACGGGGAAGGTTGCCCGAGGTCATGAGCTTCAGACCAGCGCGAATCTGCGGACTAACGAGGACCAAGGGACGCTTGCCGCCGCGAGTAAGCTTGGTGAGTTCGCCCGAGATTCGTTCGCAAACGCGCTCGACCACCGCAGGCTGTAGCCGCACGAACAAACCACGCTCGGAATGTTCGACCCCCGCAGCAATCCGGTCCTCAAGAGCCGGGTCGAGCGTGAGGACATGCATGCGGTTCTCGGCATCGCGATAGCGCGAAGAAATGGTGCGAGAAAGCCGATTGCGAACGTATTCCGTGAGGAAAACGGGATCTTTGGTTTTGGTAGCCCAGTCGCCTAGCGTTTCGAGAATGGTCGACAAATTGCGAATCGAAACTTCCTCGCGCAGAAGCATCTGCAGCACTTGCTGCACGTCGGAAATTTTCATTGGCGCAGGAACGAGTTCGTCGACGACGGCAGGGCTCGTTTTCTTGAGTTCGTCGAGCAGATGCTTGGTGGCATCGCGGGTCAGCAGTTCATCGGCATGGCGACGAACAACTTCCTGCAAGTGAGTTGCGAGGACAGCCGTTGGTTCCACTGTGGTATAGCCCATCATCTGCGCTCGCTCGCGCAAGCCGCTATCGATCCAGACAGCAGGCTGATTGAACGCGGGGTCGCGCGTCTCAATACCTGGTACCTTGCCTGTCGTAGCACCTGAATCGATCGCTAGGAACTTGCCCGGCAGGACTTCGCCTGTTGCCACCACGTTCCCCGAGATCTTGATGCGATACTGATACTCGCCCAGTCGCGTGAAATCTTTGACACGGACTTTTGGCAAGATAATGCCGATGTCGTTGGCCACACCTTGGCGGACCGCTGTGATGCGTGGCAGAAGGTCGCCACCTTGCTTGGGATTAGCTAGACGAATCAGACCAGCGCCGATTTCAATTTCCATCGGATCGACCGAAAGAAAATCTTCGATTCGCTCTTCGGCGGGTTTGGTGGCAGCTTCAGCAGCCTTGGCATCGGTGACAGCCTTGGCTTCTTCGCTCTTCTGCTTTCGCGAGAGCATCAGAGCCAACCCACCACATCCCGCACCAATCGCCAGCAGCGGTATCTTCGGCAGATTGGTTAGCACGAGCACCGCGACAAACCCACCAGCGACGATCAGCGTTTGCGGATTACTGAAGAGCTGCTGCAGGAAAACCATCGGCAGGTTTTGTTTTTGCGAACTACGCGTGGTGAGCAAACCAGCGGCGAGCGACGTCAGAAACGCCGGAACTTGACTCACCAAACCATCGCCAATCGAGAGCTTGGTGAACACTTCGGCCGATTCAGCAATATCCATGCGATACTGCACAACTCCGATTACGAAGCCACCCAGCACATTCACCAGCGTGATGATGATGCCAGCGATCGCATCACCACGAACGAACTTACTAGCACCATCCATGGCACCGAAGAAATCGGCTTGCTGAGCCACTTCCTCGCGTCGACGCTGAGCTTCTTTATCGTCGATGATCCCGGCATTCAGGTCGGCATCGATCGCCATCTGTTTGCCTGGCATACCATCCAGTGCAAA
This window of the Pirellula staleyi DSM 6068 genome carries:
- a CDS encoding FliA/WhiG family RNA polymerase sigma factor — its product is MSTTVAPSYDIEDVWKKYKHDPNQKELRNLLVEHYLPLVKYNGERIWARLPEGVELDDLISAGIFGLMDAIDAFDMTRGVKFETYCVPRIRGAMLDELRTMDWVPRLVRSKASKLGEATKTLEARLGRHPTTVELAAQMEMSVPEVEKMVSEASAVGLISLNKKWYETDSYKDVREIDILEDKKGEDPTRRIQKNDLMRLVTKGLNRNERLIIILYYYEELTMKEIGATLDLSESRVSQMHSSIVSRLQSQLGRRRPEFAQ
- a CDS encoding P-loop NTPase, translated to MDQATQLRSLMLRAARQAADELATPPQTVVVAAGRAAAGCTTVALNLAYAFASQGLRTVLVDAHWGQGDIAPLCRIESSVGLADVLTLQKDIHEVLTLGPCGVQVVTCSAVTKTAFETRGVQKLLRQIRSLSRYADVVVVDAGTGRSELSTGLWQAADELLLVTTPDAVAVMDSYALVKSLVNRQAVTTRLSLVVNQSQSAEEAADVHRRIDQSCSRFLGLRLPMLGWLERSSEPLLLRSTSGNVANQIDGLVEVIHRRRDATQASRRAA
- the flhF gene encoding flagellar biosynthesis protein FlhF, translated to MDLRTYRANSLRDAMRLVREELGPDAAILHTRRLRPGIFQWLAGTSQIEVTATADAEVLSNEQDSAREYASSDDSSEVDYASDDDVTFSLSESGEKPATIPFSSANFADRKTTVDQRSTRLPSVKHAGSRLQDNGLSLEHELATVDFRSKHRDDLLAQLVRELLAVNLDQVAAEVLVMQVAAAATEEAWQNPTKMRELLLRQMECDIPIGGPIRLYSRERRVVALVGPTGVGKTTTIAKLAAKFRLEQGARVGLITVDTYRIAAVDQLQTYATIMQLPLEVVNQPRDMTAALERFADFDLVLIDTAGRSPRDGARLQELRSMLDIAQPDEVHLVLASVASREALQSAREAFERVGATSLVITKLDEAASPASLLPVLRDFAIPLSYTTSGQNVPEDIRPADRRQLARQMLYPRTELS
- the flhA gene encoding flagellar biosynthesis protein FlhA yields the protein MSRLSQLRDLVLPVGIIASVLVILVPMPSELIDLLLAINITVSVIVLLTTIYVRTPLEFNIFPTMLLATTLGRLVLNVASTRLILTHARTEGMDAAGGVIRAFGEFVAGDQIVVGIIVFVIIVVIQFVVITKGATRISEVAARFALDGMPGKQMAIDADLNAGIIDDKEAQRRREEVAQQADFFGAMDGASKFVRGDAIAGIIITLVNVLGGFVIGVVQYRMDIAESAEVFTKLSIGDGLVSQVPAFLTSLAAGLLTTRSSQKQNLPMVFLQQLFSNPQTLIVAGGFVAVLVLTNLPKIPLLAIGAGCGGLALMLSRKQKSEEAKAVTDAKAAEAATKPAEERIEDFLSVDPMEIEIGAGLIRLANPKQGGDLLPRITAVRQGVANDIGIILPKVRVKDFTRLGEYQYRIKISGNVVATGEVLPGKFLAIDSGATTGKVPGIETRDPAFNQPAVWIDSGLRERAQMMGYTTVEPTAVLATHLQEVVRRHADELLTRDATKHLLDELKKTSPAVVDELVPAPMKISDVQQVLQMLLREEVSIRNLSTILETLGDWATKTKDPVFLTEYVRNRLSRTISSRYRDAENRMHVLTLDPALEDRIAAGVEHSERGLFVRLQPAVVERVCERISGELTKLTRGGKRPLVLVSPQIRAGLKLMTSGNLPRLHVLSFNEVTRDTKVDILGVVPDIDGK